Proteins found in one Cloacibacillus sp. genomic segment:
- a CDS encoding membrane dipeptidase: MDDLYLIDGCTFTEGVFIGLSERVKKSLLTAFFLTTPGENDGFRECVSKIGGLYNFADRPDSGFIIARTADDIVRAKKEGKKALIITFQDPQPVENSLDKLRTLYELGLRVMQMTYNKANYIGTGCIESVDGGLTDFGREALRKMNELGIVADVSHCGHKTTQDVLKYSGKPIVISHSCPLALTDNVRNKTDEELRMLKKNGGVIGISSWGPLCWKNDTVKGRPSLADYVDHIDYVVNLIGIDHIGYGSDSTPDDTKDEKGLFTQSSFYAPVVDGYNRAVGIDPATRYAVGVDGPWDLENVFAEMRRRGYSEEDIYKYAGGNFMRVLRENWK, from the coding sequence ATGGATGATCTCTACCTTATTGACGGCTGTACATTTACCGAGGGCGTATTCATCGGTCTTTCTGAGAGGGTGAAGAAGTCGCTCCTCACCGCCTTTTTTCTCACTACGCCCGGCGAGAACGACGGTTTCCGCGAGTGCGTGTCGAAGATCGGCGGTCTCTATAACTTTGCCGACCGTCCGGACAGCGGCTTTATAATCGCGCGCACCGCCGACGATATCGTGAGGGCGAAGAAAGAGGGCAAAAAGGCGCTCATCATCACCTTTCAGGACCCGCAGCCGGTGGAGAATTCGCTTGATAAACTGCGCACGCTCTATGAGCTTGGCCTCCGCGTGATGCAGATGACCTACAACAAGGCCAATTACATCGGTACCGGCTGTATCGAGAGCGTTGACGGCGGTCTCACCGACTTTGGCAGGGAGGCTCTCCGGAAGATGAACGAGCTGGGTATTGTCGCGGATGTTTCGCACTGCGGGCACAAGACGACGCAGGATGTCCTGAAATACAGCGGGAAGCCGATCGTCATTTCGCATTCTTGTCCGCTGGCGCTTACCGACAACGTGCGCAATAAGACGGACGAGGAGCTGCGTATGTTAAAGAAGAACGGCGGAGTTATCGGGATTTCTTCCTGGGGGCCGCTTTGCTGGAAGAACGATACCGTTAAAGGGCGTCCGTCGCTCGCAGACTATGTGGATCACATCGACTATGTTGTGAACCTTATAGGCATAGACCATATCGGCTATGGCAGCGACAGCACTCCTGACGACACGAAGGACGAGAAGGGGCTTTTTACGCAGTCCAGCTTCTACGCTCCCGTTGTCGACGGTTACAACCGGGCGGTGGGGATCGACCCGGCGACGCGTTACGCGGTGGGGGTGGATGGACCGTGGGATTTGGAAAACGTCTTCGCGGAGATGCGCCGGCGCGGATACTCCGAAGAGGATATTTATAAGTATGCCGGAGGCAATTTTATGAGGGTTTTACGGGAAAACTGGAAATAA
- a CDS encoding ABC transporter substrate-binding protein has product MNKKLLIALVCIIIAAAGYFLFGQKPAAEKSADSSSEYRDTIIFATNTDILTLDPQIQNDTTTEQVVRMLYNNLLKFDDEGNIVGDLAEEWGPSEDGLTWTVKLRQGVKFHNGKEMTAADVKATFERAMHAKAGGLRTTEIIKMFKSVDAPDKYTVTITTDKPYGPMEALLCNLSLAVMDAEFINKYGLDLGSKTEAENGTGPYKIASWTKDDEVVIKRFGDYFDGPAFTQKIVVKPIPEAASRVIALENGEVDVISNISANDLATLEEHESIKVMKVPTISQRLFRFGCNDPIISKTKVRQAIIYAIDRQAIIDSLFAGTVYPSTAPLAPVTWGYTNLGEIKRDTEKSKQLLKEAGYPDGFETKIVTCERYMKGTQMAEVLASQLAEVGIKAKIEVWEWSALSASWDGVKKEDFDQPIFVMGSGPSMRDADGGLRGLYTTSESGLNDRNYGFYSNAEADRLIYAGMSETNKEKRAELYAEAEKILYLDDPAAFWLFDMYGMCAMSGKVEGVKVSAINNITFERARVKN; this is encoded by the coding sequence ATGAACAAGAAGTTACTTATAGCTTTGGTCTGCATCATTATTGCAGCGGCGGGATATTTCCTCTTTGGGCAGAAACCGGCCGCCGAGAAGAGCGCGGATTCGTCGTCGGAGTACCGGGACACGATCATATTCGCGACAAACACCGATATTTTGACGCTTGACCCGCAGATACAGAACGATACCACGACGGAACAGGTCGTGCGGATGCTTTACAACAACCTTCTTAAGTTTGACGACGAGGGAAATATCGTCGGCGATCTCGCGGAGGAGTGGGGTCCGTCCGAGGACGGCCTCACCTGGACGGTCAAGCTCAGACAGGGCGTGAAGTTCCATAACGGCAAGGAGATGACCGCCGCCGACGTGAAGGCCACCTTTGAGCGCGCGATGCACGCGAAGGCCGGCGGCCTGCGCACGACGGAGATCATCAAGATGTTCAAGTCCGTCGACGCTCCGGATAAGTACACGGTGACTATAACGACGGACAAACCATACGGTCCGATGGAGGCGCTGCTGTGCAACCTCTCGCTTGCCGTGATGGACGCGGAATTTATTAATAAGTACGGGCTAGACCTCGGCAGCAAGACGGAGGCGGAGAACGGCACCGGCCCCTATAAGATCGCCTCCTGGACGAAGGATGACGAGGTCGTCATCAAGCGGTTCGGCGACTACTTTGACGGTCCGGCATTTACTCAAAAGATCGTCGTCAAGCCGATCCCCGAGGCCGCTTCGCGCGTTATCGCGCTTGAAAACGGCGAGGTGGACGTCATCAGCAACATCAGCGCCAACGACCTTGCGACACTCGAAGAGCACGAAAGCATAAAGGTCATGAAGGTCCCGACGATCAGCCAGCGCCTCTTCCGCTTTGGCTGCAACGACCCGATAATCTCCAAAACAAAGGTTCGTCAGGCGATAATCTACGCGATAGACAGACAGGCGATCATAGATTCTCTCTTCGCCGGCACGGTGTACCCGTCGACGGCGCCGCTCGCGCCCGTCACCTGGGGTTATACGAACCTTGGCGAGATCAAGCGTGACACAGAAAAATCAAAACAGCTGCTCAAAGAGGCCGGATATCCAGACGGATTTGAGACTAAGATCGTGACCTGCGAGAGGTATATGAAGGGAACGCAGATGGCCGAGGTTCTAGCATCGCAGCTCGCCGAGGTGGGCATTAAAGCGAAAATCGAGGTCTGGGAGTGGAGCGCCCTTTCCGCGAGCTGGGACGGCGTGAAAAAAGAGGATTTTGACCAGCCAATATTTGTCATGGGATCCGGCCCCTCGATGAGGGATGCGGACGGCGGTCTTCGCGGCCTATATACGACATCCGAGAGCGGCCTCAACGACCGTAATTACGGCTTTTATTCGAACGCCGAGGCAGACAGGCTAATATACGCGGGTATGAGCGAGACTAACAAAGAGAAACGCGCGGAGCTTTACGCCGAGGCTGAGAAAATACTGTACCTCGACGACCCCGCGGCCTTCTGGTTATTCGATATGTACGGCATGTGCGCGATGAGCGGCAAGGTCGAGGGGGTAAAGGTAAGCGCTATCAACAATATCACCTTTGAAAGGGCGCGTGTCAAAAACTAG
- a CDS encoding ABC transporter permease, whose product MLSYTIKRIAQIIPVMLVISLLVFLMMHMIPGDPVKNMMGLEASKEVVEAERERLGLNDPLPVQYLNFMKNVVRGDLGTSIFSKKSVTKEILDRYPYTAKLALGGTIFAAVVGVLIGITCAVRRNSVTDSSLVVLSLAAVSTPSFFLALIMMLFFSLNLGWLPSIGLKTPLHYVLPVITLGMQSVGLIARTTRSAMLDVLTQDYIRTSRSRGIPNNIIIYSHALKNAMIPVLTVVGLRFGGLLAGSTLIETVFSIPGIGRYLVDGVLKRDFPVVQGTVLVLAVTFVVVNMLVDLLYAAADPRIKYE is encoded by the coding sequence ATGCTCTCATACACAATAAAGAGAATCGCGCAGATCATACCTGTGATGCTCGTCATCTCTCTGCTGGTATTCCTGATGATGCACATGATACCAGGCGATCCGGTAAAGAACATGATGGGGCTTGAGGCCTCCAAAGAGGTGGTAGAAGCGGAGCGGGAGAGGCTGGGCCTTAACGACCCGCTGCCTGTACAGTATTTGAATTTTATGAAGAACGTCGTGAGGGGAGACCTTGGCACCTCGATCTTTTCAAAAAAGTCGGTGACGAAGGAGATACTTGATCGTTATCCCTATACGGCGAAGCTCGCCCTCGGCGGCACAATATTCGCCGCGGTGGTCGGCGTTCTTATTGGAATAACCTGCGCCGTCAGGCGCAACAGCGTCACCGACAGTTCGCTGGTGGTATTGTCGCTTGCCGCGGTATCCACGCCGTCGTTTTTTCTCGCACTCATAATGATGCTATTTTTCTCGCTGAACCTCGGCTGGCTTCCCAGCATCGGCCTAAAAACGCCGCTTCATTATGTGCTGCCCGTCATTACGCTTGGTATGCAGTCGGTCGGCCTCATTGCCAGGACGACCCGCTCGGCGATGCTTGACGTGCTGACGCAGGATTACATCAGGACGTCGCGTTCACGAGGAATCCCGAACAACATCATCATCTACAGCCACGCGCTCAAAAACGCGATGATCCCCGTACTCACTGTGGTAGGTCTGCGCTTTGGCGGACTGCTTGCCGGTTCGACCCTCATCGAGACCGTCTTTTCGATACCGGGCATCGGTCGTTACCTCGTAGACGGCGTCCTCAAGCGGGATTTCCCGGTAGTTCAGGGAACGGTGCTGGTCCTCGCCGTGACCTTCGTCGTCGTCAACATGCTTGTCGACCTTCTCTACGCGGCGGCAGACCCGCGAATCAAGTATGAATAG
- a CDS encoding ABC transporter permease, translating into MDAQVFKRFIKNKATIVGSIILLFFFFIALFGPLLCHYDPNTIDLKSVYQHPSAEHLLGTDNLGRDMLTRIIVGARISLLVSFAGTIIGSLIGVALGVVAGYYGGLLDSLVSRFVDLLLAFPGLLLAIVVVAILGNGIVNTIAAIAFYSIPYVARMVRGIVITLKNSEYVQACRVMGASDLRIIITHIIPNSMSQIIVNTTLNLGTAILTASSLSFLGLGVTPPHPEWGAMLSQGREVIRYFPLAAIIPGVAITLVVLSFSIVGDGLRDALDPKLKNS; encoded by the coding sequence ATGGACGCACAGGTATTTAAGAGATTTATAAAAAACAAAGCCACCATCGTCGGCAGCATAATCCTTTTGTTCTTCTTCTTCATCGCTCTCTTTGGGCCGCTGCTCTGCCATTACGACCCCAACACCATTGACCTGAAGAGCGTCTACCAGCATCCCAGCGCGGAACACCTGCTAGGTACCGACAATCTTGGGCGCGATATGCTGACGCGCATCATCGTCGGCGCGCGCATCTCGCTGCTTGTGAGCTTCGCGGGCACGATCATCGGTTCCCTTATCGGCGTAGCGCTGGGCGTCGTCGCCGGTTACTACGGGGGCCTGCTTGACTCGCTTGTGTCTCGCTTTGTCGACCTTCTGCTCGCCTTCCCGGGACTGCTGCTCGCGATCGTCGTTGTGGCTATCCTGGGGAACGGTATCGTCAACACCATCGCCGCGATCGCCTTTTACTCGATACCCTACGTCGCGCGTATGGTACGCGGCATTGTCATCACCCTCAAAAACTCGGAATATGTGCAGGCCTGCCGTGTGATGGGGGCCTCTGACCTTAGAATAATCATCACCCATATCATTCCGAACTCGATGTCCCAGATCATCGTCAACACGACGCTGAACCTTGGCACGGCGATCCTCACCGCCTCTTCGCTCTCTTTCCTCGGCCTCGGCGTTACGCCGCCGCATCCGGAATGGGGCGCGATGCTTAGTCAGGGACGCGAGGTCATCCGCTATTTTCCGCTCGCGGCGATCATTCCCGGCGTCGCCATCACGCTTGTAGTACTGAGCTTCAGCATCGTCGGAGACGGCCTGCGCGACGCGCTCGACCCAAAACTCAAGAACAGCTAA
- a CDS encoding ABC transporter ATP-binding protein, whose protein sequence is MAKRILRVENLKTTFFTDEGVIPAVDNVSFHLDEKETLAIVGESGCGKTVTSLSILRLIPYPPGKITDGHIYYNDRDLLALSEKEMRSIRGNDISMIFQEPMTSLNPVFTVGAQIMESLIVHQNMSKADARKRAIEMIRLVGIPAPEKCVDYYPHQLSGGMRQRIMIAMALACRPKILIADEPTTALDVTVQAQILRLMIELKEKTGTAIILITHDLGIVAQIADRVNVMYAGETVEFADVRSIFREPLHPYTVGLLKSLPKINEERDKLYNIKGAVPSPKNYPQGCRFSPRCERAAEKCRSQKPELFAAGEGRCVRCWLYEDKEGKGVKNDG, encoded by the coding sequence ATGGCCAAACGTATTTTAAGAGTAGAAAACCTGAAAACAACATTCTTCACCGACGAGGGAGTGATCCCCGCCGTCGACAACGTAAGCTTCCATCTAGACGAAAAGGAGACTCTGGCAATCGTCGGGGAATCCGGCTGCGGGAAGACCGTTACCTCCCTCTCCATACTGCGCCTCATCCCCTATCCTCCGGGAAAGATAACGGACGGGCACATCTATTACAACGACAGAGACCTCCTTGCTCTGAGCGAGAAAGAGATGCGGTCGATACGCGGCAACGATATTTCGATGATCTTTCAGGAACCGATGACCTCTCTCAACCCGGTGTTTACCGTCGGAGCGCAGATAATGGAGTCGCTGATCGTACACCAAAACATGTCCAAGGCCGACGCGAGGAAGCGCGCCATCGAGATGATTCGGCTCGTCGGCATACCCGCGCCGGAAAAATGCGTCGACTACTATCCGCATCAGCTCAGCGGCGGGATGCGCCAGCGTATCATGATCGCGATGGCGCTTGCCTGCCGTCCGAAGATACTAATAGCCGACGAACCGACCACGGCGCTGGACGTGACGGTACAGGCGCAGATACTGCGGCTGATGATCGAACTCAAAGAGAAGACAGGCACCGCGATAATCCTCATTACGCATGATCTCGGCATCGTCGCGCAGATCGCGGACCGCGTCAATGTTATGTATGCCGGAGAGACGGTGGAGTTCGCCGACGTGAGATCCATTTTCAGGGAACCGCTGCATCCCTACACCGTGGGGCTGCTCAAATCGCTGCCTAAGATAAACGAAGAGCGGGATAAACTTTATAACATCAAGGGGGCGGTGCCGAGCCCGAAGAACTATCCCCAGGGCTGCCGCTTCTCACCGCGCTGTGAGCGTGCGGCGGAAAAGTGCCGCAGCCAGAAACCGGAACTCTTTGCGGCCGGGGAGGGGCGCTGCGTGCGCTGCTGGCTCTACGAAGATAAAGAGGGTAAGGGTGTGAAAAACGATGGCTGA
- a CDS encoding dipeptide ABC transporter ATP-binding protein, producing the protein MAEPLLEVKDLKVYYPVKVKGGGLFKTEKKFVKAVDGVSFTVDAGETFGLVGESGCGKSTTGKAIVKLLTPTAGTISFEGRDLFDLPKELTDEYKKKIQIIFQDPYSSLDPRFTVERIIGEPLLVHGMTNGVERRSRVLKLMEDVGIRSEFLRRYPHEFSGGQRQRIGVARALALNPSLIVCDEPVSALDVSIQAQILNLMQELQAKYNLTYIFISHNLSVVKHICDRIAVMYLGNIVELAGKNELFGGPMHPYTKALMAAIPVPDPEVKTLSVPLEGDVPSPLNPPPGCCFHTRCRLAREECREVKPPLRDMGGGHLAACHLL; encoded by the coding sequence ATGGCTGAACCTTTGCTTGAAGTAAAAGATCTAAAAGTCTACTATCCGGTTAAGGTTAAGGGTGGCGGCCTCTTCAAGACAGAAAAGAAGTTTGTCAAAGCTGTCGACGGCGTCAGCTTTACCGTGGATGCCGGCGAGACCTTCGGACTGGTGGGAGAGAGCGGCTGCGGAAAGTCGACGACCGGCAAAGCCATCGTCAAGCTGCTCACACCGACGGCGGGGACGATCTCCTTTGAGGGGCGCGACCTCTTTGATCTTCCCAAGGAGCTCACAGACGAATATAAGAAGAAGATCCAGATAATATTCCAAGACCCATACTCGTCGCTTGACCCGCGTTTCACCGTGGAGCGCATAATCGGCGAGCCGCTTCTCGTGCACGGTATGACAAACGGCGTGGAACGCCGTTCGCGCGTGCTCAAACTGATGGAGGACGTCGGCATCCGCTCCGAATTCCTGCGCCGCTACCCGCATGAATTCAGCGGCGGTCAGCGCCAGCGAATCGGCGTCGCCCGCGCGCTTGCGCTGAATCCCTCGCTCATCGTCTGCGACGAGCCGGTATCAGCGCTGGACGTCTCAATACAGGCACAAATACTCAACCTGATGCAGGAGCTGCAGGCCAAGTATAACCTCACCTACATCTTTATCTCACACAACCTGAGCGTCGTAAAACATATCTGTGACCGTATCGCCGTGATGTACCTTGGAAATATTGTGGAGCTCGCCGGGAAAAACGAACTTTTCGGCGGGCCTATGCATCCATACACCAAGGCGCTGATGGCGGCCATCCCCGTACCTGACCCGGAGGTCAAGACTCTCTCCGTGCCGCTTGAGGGGGATGTTCCCAGCCCGCTCAACCCGCCGCCGGGCTGCTGCTTCCATACACGCTGCAGGCTGGCCCGCGAGGAATGCCGCGAAGTAAAGCCGCCACTCAGGGATATGGGCGGCGGGCATCTCGCGGCATGTCATCTTCTATAG
- a CDS encoding Xaa-Pro peptidase family protein, with amino-acid sequence MKASPLLLFPVSEYQRRLNKILAVMERAGFDAVILTSDENTFYLSGFRSIVWDSKVSTPGAVVVTKDGAVALATSQGGAPTAGATSCVEDIRTYGKDGYPTYVKAITSLLEERGVKNGRIGFELGTGHKMHLNYTMTQELFSELHGAEIADAAAILWEARSVKSPLEVEAIAKACEINVACIRKGFSELREGMTEMELYGNIMGEYLKNGADNTLPLGLRAGADRYSQSNCPPSYRPIMRGEVILVDGGPIYHGYYSDIIREAVIGEPTTRQQDIFDVAREACYVGIEAVRPGEPISSVCRAVDDFFDKSRFAEINMYRNWCGHSIGVGVHEYPMLDTSADGLLEPGMVFAIEPYIFEDGSGSLGIEQNFVVTESGCRILSPGYDELIRL; translated from the coding sequence ATGAAGGCTTCACCTTTACTGCTTTTTCCCGTAAGCGAATATCAGCGCCGCCTGAATAAAATACTCGCGGTGATGGAGAGAGCGGGCTTTGACGCTGTTATTTTGACGAGCGACGAAAATACCTTCTACCTCTCCGGCTTCCGCAGCATCGTGTGGGACAGCAAGGTTTCGACGCCGGGCGCCGTCGTTGTTACGAAGGATGGCGCCGTGGCGCTGGCCACCTCACAGGGCGGCGCGCCGACAGCCGGCGCCACATCCTGCGTCGAGGATATCCGCACATACGGCAAAGATGGTTATCCGACATACGTCAAGGCGATAACTTCGCTGCTTGAGGAGCGGGGCGTAAAAAATGGCCGGATCGGCTTTGAGCTGGGAACGGGGCACAAAATGCACCTCAACTATACGATGACCCAGGAGCTTTTCTCCGAGCTTCACGGCGCGGAGATCGCCGACGCCGCGGCAATTCTCTGGGAGGCGCGCTCCGTGAAGTCGCCGCTTGAGGTCGAGGCGATCGCGAAGGCCTGCGAGATAAACGTCGCCTGCATCCGCAAAGGATTCTCAGAGCTTCGCGAGGGGATGACGGAGATGGAACTCTATGGGAACATCATGGGCGAGTACCTCAAGAACGGCGCTGACAATACGCTGCCGCTCGGACTGCGCGCCGGCGCCGACCGTTATTCGCAGAGCAACTGTCCGCCCTCATACCGGCCGATAATGCGCGGCGAGGTCATCCTCGTCGACGGCGGGCCGATATACCATGGGTATTACTCCGACATCATACGCGAGGCTGTCATTGGCGAACCTACGACACGCCAGCAGGATATCTTTGATGTCGCGCGCGAGGCCTGCTATGTCGGCATCGAGGCTGTGCGGCCGGGCGAACCTATAAGCAGCGTCTGCCGGGCGGTAGACGATTTCTTCGATAAGAGCCGCTTCGCGGAGATCAATATGTACCGTAACTGGTGCGGCCACAGCATAGGAGTCGGCGTCCATGAATATCCGATGCTTGACACCTCAGCCGATGGATTGCTGGAGCCCGGTATGGTATTCGCGATCGAACCCTATATATTTGAAGATGGCAGCGGCAGCCTTGGCATAGAGCAAAACTTCGTCGTCACCGAGAGCGGCTGCCGGATACTTTCTCCCGGATATGACGAACTAATAAGACTTTAA
- a CDS encoding MurR/RpiR family transcriptional regulator — MNRKDCEGGLLAAIRGKRAALSPRQAAVADYILKNYQNMAYVTLAQLAKEAGSGHGTIVRLAESLGYPTFSAMQAALRAEIERAKPQRLAGFSPRSKHGTRVYDTVFELEDAIMREAHAMIDAEEFELAAALLAEAPSVVVAASGSNAFLGDYAAYFLSVLRGGVMNVKVPDMAEIENICDRPAGSAALVFSLPRYPRAAQEITELLHSRGIKIIGISDALNSPIADRCDILFVVPQRYLSFIDPCAAVMSLVHSLLYGVYLKTRESGRARLDIFDRSLKNLFVRADVSAPD, encoded by the coding sequence ATGAACAGAAAGGATTGTGAAGGAGGATTACTCGCCGCTATCCGCGGGAAGAGGGCGGCGCTCAGCCCGAGGCAGGCGGCGGTTGCCGATTATATCCTGAAAAACTATCAGAATATGGCCTATGTCACCCTTGCGCAGCTGGCAAAAGAGGCAGGGAGCGGGCACGGGACGATCGTGCGGCTTGCGGAATCACTCGGCTACCCGACCTTCTCCGCGATGCAGGCGGCGCTGCGCGCGGAGATAGAGCGGGCAAAACCGCAGCGGCTGGCTGGGTTCTCTCCGCGTTCGAAGCATGGGACGCGGGTCTATGACACGGTCTTTGAGCTGGAAGACGCGATCATGAGAGAGGCGCACGCGATGATCGACGCCGAGGAATTTGAACTTGCGGCGGCTCTGCTCGCGGAGGCCCCCTCGGTGGTGGTCGCCGCCTCAGGGAGCAACGCCTTTCTCGGGGACTACGCCGCCTACTTCTTGAGCGTGCTGCGCGGCGGCGTCATGAATGTGAAGGTCCCCGATATGGCGGAGATCGAGAATATCTGCGACAGGCCGGCGGGAAGCGCCGCGCTGGTATTCAGCCTTCCTCGCTATCCGCGGGCCGCGCAGGAGATAACTGAGCTGCTGCACAGCCGCGGGATAAAAATTATCGGCATATCCGACGCGCTGAACTCGCCGATCGCCGACAGGTGCGATATTCTCTTCGTCGTGCCGCAGAGGTACTTGTCGTTTATCGATCCGTGCGCGGCGGTGATGTCTCTCGTGCACTCCCTTCTTTACGGGGTCTATTTAAAGACGCGGGAGAGCGGCCGGGCGCGCCTTGATATTTTTGACCGCTCTCTGAAAAATCTTTTTGTGAGGGCCGACGTCTCCGCGCCTGATTAA
- a CDS encoding ornithine cyclodeaminase family protein — MAYDVRFISQADVESLGISMKEVMDGVETGWRMNGEGKTELPAKIGIHPRGNCYIHAMPCWIGGDTDMAGMKWVAGFPMNLEKRLPYNNGIFVLNDTETGVVKAIMDCNWMTTWRTGAAAGLGAKYFAAPNSAVIAVIGLGTIGKITLRAFKEVLPAMKYIKIYDPMTEQYERFINEMRELLPEVEFIKCGSVREACSEADVVTSCAPILDQPRRSVSADMLKENVCCIASDYDSSLCADTVSGGRSFVCDDRGQYLWTQEHEVYFQNGYPLAEGIYADMGEIIAGKKPPVLEGRRVCLFMGIASHDVMTAKLILEKAAEKDAGTMLKL; from the coding sequence ATGGCATACGATGTTCGTTTTATCTCCCAGGCTGACGTGGAATCGCTGGGTATTTCGATGAAAGAGGTAATGGACGGAGTGGAGACCGGTTGGCGCATGAACGGGGAGGGTAAGACGGAGCTGCCCGCGAAGATCGGCATTCACCCGCGCGGCAACTGCTACATCCATGCCATGCCCTGCTGGATCGGCGGCGATACGGACATGGCGGGCATGAAATGGGTTGCCGGTTTCCCGATGAATCTTGAAAAAAGGCTGCCCTATAACAACGGGATATTCGTCCTCAACGACACGGAGACCGGTGTCGTCAAGGCGATAATGGACTGTAACTGGATGACCACCTGGCGCACGGGGGCCGCCGCTGGGCTGGGGGCTAAATACTTTGCCGCGCCCAATTCCGCCGTGATCGCCGTCATCGGCCTTGGAACGATAGGAAAGATCACGCTGCGCGCCTTCAAAGAGGTGCTGCCGGCGATGAAATATATCAAAATTTACGATCCGATGACGGAACAGTACGAGCGTTTTATCAATGAAATGCGGGAACTCCTTCCCGAAGTGGAGTTCATAAAATGCGGTTCGGTGCGTGAGGCCTGCTCGGAGGCCGACGTTGTGACAAGCTGCGCGCCGATCCTCGACCAGCCGCGGCGCTCGGTCAGCGCCGATATGCTGAAAGAAAACGTCTGCTGCATCGCCAGTGATTATGATTCGAGCCTCTGTGCCGACACCGTGAGCGGCGGGCGCTCCTTCGTCTGCGACGACCGCGGCCAGTATCTCTGGACACAGGAGCACGAAGTCTACTTCCAGAACGGTTACCCGCTCGCGGAGGGTATCTACGCCGATATGGGCGAGATAATCGCCGGGAAAAAACCGCCTGTATTGGAGGGGCGCCGCGTCTGTCTGTTCATGGGCATCGCAAGCCACGACGTGATGACCGCGAAGCTGATATTGGAGAAGGCGGCGGAAAAAGACGCCGGGACGATGCTGAAGCTGTAA